Genomic segment of Microthrixaceae bacterium:
ACCAGACCGCTGACCGTGTCGAAGTCTCCTTCGGGCAGCGTCACATCCAGCAGGTCGTTGGCATCGTCGATGGTGAGGCTGCCGCTGACCCGAACACCGCCCCCCGGCACCGGTTCGACGCGGGCGTCCTCGATGTCGAACTCGTCGACGATCTCCCCCACCAGCTCCTCGATCAGGTCCTCCAGGGTGACGAGACCGGCGGTGCCGCCGTACTCGTCGATCACCAACGCCATGTGGAACTGGTCGGCCTGCATCTCCCGCAACAGCTCCGAAACCGGCTTGGTCTCGGGCACTGCTCGGGCGGGGCGAACCAGGTTGGCCACCGGTTCGTCCTCGCGGCCGTCGCGCTCGGCCCTCATCAGGTCCTTGGCGAACACCAGACCGATGATGTCGTCGATCCCCTGGCCAAGGACCGGCACCCGACTGAACCCGTTGAGGAGCACCACCTCCATCACGTCGGCCACCCGGAACTCGTGGGACACGGTGACCATGTCCGGCCGGGGGACCATGACCTCGCGGACCACGGTGTCGCCGAACTCGATGATCGATTCGATGAGCCGCCGTTCCTCGGGTTCGATCGTCTCGGCTTCGGCGGCCTCGGCGGCCACCGCCAACAGCTCTTCCTCGGAGACGAACGGTCCTTCCTTGAGACCCTTGCCCGGCAGGATGACGTTGGTCAGACCGATGAGGCCACGGGCGATGAGTCGGAGGGGCGCGAAGTTGACCACCATGCGAACAGGCCCGGCTGAGGCCAACGCCGCCCGCTCGGTGTTCTGGATAGCCCAGGTCTTGGGGGCAGCCTCGGCCACCACGAACATCACCACCACGTTGAAGAAGGTTCCCACCGCCACGCCCAGGCCACCGAACAGTCGGTTGGCCAGAACACCCGTGAGCGTGGACTGCACGAGTTGGCAGACCAATACCACCAACAAGAACGCGTTGATCCACCGGTCCGGAGCATCGACGAGCTCGGCCAGGTCCTTGGCCCCCCGTCGACCCGAGTCGACCAGACCGGTGGCCTTGGACCGGCTGATCCGCATGATGGCGGTCTCGGCCAACGCGGTGAGCATGGCCAAGATCACCAAGACCACAATGGCCACGGCCATCCAGATGTCGACGGTGGTCAGCTCGGCGGCCACCACCACGGTGGAGGCAGACACGAGAGCGCTCACCATGATGAGCTCCCCAGGTCCGCCCCGGGACTACTGGGGTCGTCGTCGGTGGACGACTGTGGCATCACGTCGTCCTCGAATGGTGCTGGTCCAGCAGTTCGCGCTCGCGAGCCTGCATCTGACTGGTCTCCTCTGGGGTTGCGTGGTCCCAGCCCAGCACATGGAGCACCCCGTGGACCACCAGAAGGGCGATCTCGTCGTCGTAGGTGCCAGCGTGGGTCGGGGCGTTGCGGGCCGCCACCGCCGGGCAAATCACCACATCTCCCAGCAACAGGGGCACATCCCCGAACGGATCGCGGTCAGGTCCAGAGGTGGAACCGTCGGGAGACCGGCCCACACCAACCTCTTCGTCATCGATGGGGAAGGCCAAGACATCTGTCGGTCCGTCGGCGCCCATGAACGTCTGGTTCAGGTCGGCGATGGTCGCCTCGTCCACGAACAGGAGCGCAAGCTCAGCCTCGCCGGACACGCCTTCGGCCACCAGCACGGCCCGGGCCAGGGCCTCCCATCGGGCCGGCTCGATCTCACGTTCGGTCTGCTCGTCGGCGACGAACACTTCGAGGTCTCCCTCGTCGGCTCGACGACGGCGGGGTCTGCCCCGCGCTGGTGGCCGGATCACGACTGGGCCGGACCGACGTCGGGTCGGGCCGCGTCTCGTTCGTAGGCGCTGACGATGTCGGCCACGATCTGGTGGCGGACGACGTCACGCCCCGACAGGTGCACGAAGGCCAAGCCGTCTATTCCGCCCAGCACCCGCTCCAGTCCGGCCAGCCCGGACCGACCCCCGGACACATCTACCTGGGTGGTGTCACCGGTGATGACCGCCCGCGACCCGAAGCCGATACGGGTCAGGAACATCTTCATCTGCTCGGGCGTGGTGTTCTGGGCCTCGTCGAGGATGATGAAGCTGTTGTTCAGGGTCCGCCCCCGCATGAAAGCCAACGGTGCCACCTCGACGGTCCCACGTTCGAGCATCCGAGCGGCCGTCTCATTGTCGACCATGTCGTGGAGGGCGTCGTACAACGGCCTGAGGTATGGGTCGACCTTGGCCATCAGATCTCCGGGCAGGAAACCCAGCCGCTCACCGGCCTCGACCGCTGGTCTGGTGAGGATGATCCGGTCGACCTGCTTGGCGTGTAGCGCCCGCACTGCCATCGCCACCGCCAGCCAGCTCTTGCCGGTGCCGGCTGGGCCCAGCCCGAAGGTGATGATGTTGTCGGCGATGGTGTCCACGTAGCGCTTCTGGCCCGCGGTCTTGGGGCGGACGCGGCGCCCGTGGGCGGCCCGCAAAACCTCGTGGGTCAACACCTCCGAAGGTCGCTCATCGGCGCTCACCATGTCTATGGCGCGGGCGACGACGGTGGCATCGAGGGTCTGGCCAGACTGGACGAGGGTGACCAGTTCGCCAAAGACCCGCCCGGCACGGTCGGCATCTGACCCACCGATGGCGACCTCGTTACCCCGAACGTGGATGTCCGCGTCGGGGAAGGCCGCCTCGACCATGCGCAACAGCTCGTCGCGCTGGCCGAGCAACGGACCCATCAGGTGGTTGTCGGGTACGTGGATGGTGAGCTGTGTGGTTGACAAGTCGGGCTTTCGGGACGGCTGTGGTTCTGATCGTAACGCTGACACCCGCCAGGACCTCGGGGTCATTTTGCTTCGCTCCACCGATCGAAGTTTGGGTCGTGTTCGATTTCCGGTTCACCCGGGCGTATCCGGCTTTCTGTGCGACCACAATGTCGGCTCGCCTCTCAACTCGCCTCCTCAGCCCCATTTCGTCCCTGGCTACAGTCGGTACGGTGACAGCGGCAGCGGCGGACCGCCCCGACCACCCTGACCAGTCCGATCGGCCCACCCTGGTCGACCAGGCTCTCCGGGATCTGACCGACGATCAGCGCCGATCCGACGCGGCCGAGGCTCGGCGACGCGAACAGTGGTTGAGGCGCCAGAGCGAAGAGGAAGGCACATTCCACGGGGTACTCACCGACCTGGTCGAACGTCGGGCGCCTGTCGCCGTCCACACCGGGGCGGGCCGAGTGCTGCGAGGCGAGCTCCACACTCTGGGCCTGGACTTCGTGGTGGTGGCCGGTCCTGGCGGTGAGCGAACGGTGGTTCCAGTTACGGCGCTGACCAGCGTCCACCCCGAACCCGGTACCAAGTCCACCGTGGGGGATCGGCGTGGCTGCACCACCGCCACCCTCGACGTAACACTGGTGGAGCTGGCCTCGGATCGTCCAGCTGTCAGCGTCCACACCGTCTCGGCGGAACGGGTGATGGGCCGCCTTTGGTGGGTGGGCCGGGACGTGATCTGCATCCGAGCCGACGCCGCCGAGCACTACCTGCCCATGTCGAGCCTCAACGACGTGACCCTGGGCTGACGAGGGCGAACCGAGGCGACCAATCCCCGGTTCCGTTCACCCCGACGTTCGGGCTCGTGAGCCCGGTGCCAAGGTTCAAGCCCGCGAATCTCCCACTACCTCGGGGTAGAGGTGTTCGAGGGTGCCCGGTTCGATGCGGCTGGACTCGATGAAGGTGTCTACATCGGTCTGCTTGAGGCGGATGACCCGCCCGAACCGGTACCCGGCGATCAAACCCTCGTCGATGAAGCGGTAGAGGGTGCGGGAAGTGATGCCGAGGTACTTGGCAGCGTCAGCAGTGCTCAACCACTGGATTTGCGTGGACATAGCAGCATTATACCTAGTGATGCCTTTCATGGTGTGACCATCCTCCATCTCCCATGACGACCCCACCTTTCCAGACAGCGCGTTCCTTACCCTGACCGCCTTTCCACAAACTTCGATGTTTTTGGAACTTTCGGTTTGAGCCCGCTCGGACTGGGGAAGCATCACGACCCCGGCGCCCGGAAGACATCCTCGCCGCGGCGGAAACAAGGAGCAGGACGCTGTCCGTCACCACCCTCACATCGACGCGCTCGCGCGCCCATACCAAAGGCGACACTCCCTCGACCACGGGGCTGGAGATACGTCCCCGGCGCGCCCTTCCTGGCAGCCGATCGGTAGTGGGTGGGTTGCTCGTGGCGGTTTCCGCCCTGCTGGCATGGTGGGCAGCTTCCGGTGCCGGTCAACCTCCGACCACCCGCTACGTCGTGGTCGTGGGCGAGGTCGGTCCCGGTGAGGTCATCGAGGCCTCGGATCTTGCGCTGGCGGTGGCCGACCTTCCCATCGAAGTGAAGAAGGTCGCTTTCACCGACGCGACGACGGTGGCCGGCAGGGTGGCGCTGGGCCCCCTCATTCCCGGATCCCTGGTCACATCTGGCTCTGTGTCTGACCGTGATCCAGCTCACGGTGAGCGGGAGCTCACCTTCCCGGTGATATCGGGCTGGGCCCTCGACGGCGACCTCCGGGTCGGAGATCGCATCGATGTGTTCGCCACCTACGGCGACGGCGTCACCTCCCAGACCATGCGGGTGTTGGCTGGTGCCACAGTACGGAGGATCTCCGCCAACGACGGTGCCCGCCTTGGAGAAGGGAGCGGCCCGACCCTCACGGTGGGAATAGGTCCAGACGTGGCGCTGGAGCGGGTGGTGAACGCCACTCGGGCCGCCGAGGTGACGGTGGCCCGAGTGACCTCGACGAACAAGCCCCGTACCGACCCAACGGCCGGTCAAGACCGGTACCGGGCCGCCACCGACCTGGCGGGCCCCGGAACCGACGCCGCAGTGACAAGCGCCGACGCAACCTCGATCCCTCCGGGAACCTCCGACGGGGGTGGGCGTTGAGCACGGACCGCTATGTGGTCATCGGACTGGCTCACGTTCGCTCCACTTGGTTCACCGAGGTGGCGCGGTGGGCCACCTCCGGCTCCATTCCCGTCGAGTTCGTCAAGTGCCTTTCAACCGAGGAGCTGCGGGCACGGGTGGCCAGCGGCCGCCCGTTCTCGGCCGCACTCCTAGACGGTCGGCTGCCATCGGTGGACCGCGATCTGATCGCCACCTTGGCCGATGCCCGGATACCGAGCCTGGTGGTCGCCGCCGACGGCGCCCCGACCGATTGGACCCAACTCGGCGCGGCCACCGCCCTCGGTTTCGAGCTGTCCCGGGTCGATCTCATTGAAGCCTTGGTCGACCACGCCCGACCCGTCGGCCCAGTCGACAACGGCCTCATCGACGGGCGAGGCTCACCCCTTCCCCCGGCCTGGCTCGGGCGCCTGGTGGTGGTCACCGGCCGGAGCGGCAGCGGCGCTTCCACGGTCTCGGCCGCTCTGGCCCAAGCCTTGGCCACTGACCCTCGTTACGGGAACTCGGTCGTCCTGGCCGACCTGGCCCGCCACGCCCACCAGGCCCTGTTACACGATGCCCGCGACGTCGTACCGGGGGTTCAAGAACTGGTCGAAGCCCACCGCAACGGTCATCCCACTATGTCCCAGCTTCGAGAGCTGCTGTTCGCCGTCCCCAGCCGGGGATACCACCTGCTCCTCGGGCTGCGCCGTCCCGCAGACTGGATAACTGTCCGATCACAGGCATTCACCGCGGCCCTCGACGGACTGAGGTCCACAGCCCGGGTCGTGGTGGCAGACGTGGACCACGACATCGAAGGCGAAGCCACCACCGGATCACTAGACATCGAGGATCGCAACCTCATGGCCCGCCACGCGTGCGCCGAGGCCGATCTGGTGTGCGTCGTGACCACCCCCACCGTCACTGGGATCCACGGACTGGTCT
This window contains:
- a CDS encoding HlyC/CorC family transporter — protein: MVSALVSASTVVVAAELTTVDIWMAVAIVVLVILAMLTALAETAIMRISRSKATGLVDSGRRGAKDLAELVDAPDRWINAFLLVVLVCQLVQSTLTGVLANRLFGGLGVAVGTFFNVVVMFVVAEAAPKTWAIQNTERAALASAGPVRMVVNFAPLRLIARGLIGLTNVILPGKGLKEGPFVSEEELLAVAAEAAEAETIEPEERRLIESIIEFGDTVVREVMVPRPDMVTVSHEFRVADVMEVVLLNGFSRVPVLGQGIDDIIGLVFAKDLMRAERDGREDEPVANLVRPARAVPETKPVSELLREMQADQFHMALVIDEYGGTAGLVTLEDLIEELVGEIVDEFDIEDARVEPVPGGGVRVSGSLTIDDANDLLDVTLPEGDFDTVSGLVLAELGRLASVGDVAAVPGCRLVVERVQGRRIMRVRIEPSPEVADPDIAADTGEVVSS
- the ybeY gene encoding rRNA maturation RNase YbeY, with amino-acid sequence MFVADEQTEREIEPARWEALARAVLVAEGVSGEAELALLFVDEATIADLNQTFMGADGPTDVLAFPIDDEEVGVGRSPDGSTSGPDRDPFGDVPLLLGDVVICPAVAARNAPTHAGTYDDEIALLVVHGVLHVLGWDHATPEETSQMQARERELLDQHHSRTT
- a CDS encoding PhoH family protein; translated protein: MTPRSWRVSALRSEPQPSRKPDLSTTQLTIHVPDNHLMGPLLGQRDELLRMVEAAFPDADIHVRGNEVAIGGSDADRAGRVFGELVTLVQSGQTLDATVVARAIDMVSADERPSEVLTHEVLRAAHGRRVRPKTAGQKRYVDTIADNIITFGLGPAGTGKSWLAVAMAVRALHAKQVDRIILTRPAVEAGERLGFLPGDLMAKVDPYLRPLYDALHDMVDNETAARMLERGTVEVAPLAFMRGRTLNNSFIILDEAQNTTPEQMKMFLTRIGFGSRAVITGDTTQVDVSGGRSGLAGLERVLGGIDGLAFVHLSGRDVVRHQIVADIVSAYERDAARPDVGPAQS
- a CDS encoding helix-turn-helix domain-containing protein, with amino-acid sequence MSTQIQWLSTADAAKYLGITSRTLYRFIDEGLIAGYRFGRVIRLKQTDVDTFIESSRIEPGTLEHLYPEVVGDSRA